The following DNA comes from Diadema setosum chromosome 20, eeDiaSeto1, whole genome shotgun sequence.
TCTTTTCAACCAGGGCTTGGGAGAAGAAGGTTAACTGAAGAATAAAGATCActaaagaagaagatttttttttttgtcattttttttccaagtagACCCAAGACTTTTCCTCCATAAAAGAGTACTAACCCTAAAATGTCAAAGCATAACCTGGGAAATCAATTGTACGTCTTCTTTCAACATTTTGAGTATGGAAGTTTTACAAAAAACCTGGCTTATCAAAGTTCAATTGCAAACCTTATAAGAACAATCTAGAATAAGGCAAACCTGTTTGCTGGCAAATTTGAAAGTAATGTTGACTCTCCTTTTCGCGAAATACAGTGTTTTAGCCGACAAGCTTGAACATGTTTCCTTCTTTCAATTCGTTACCCCACTAGTAATTCGTTGTTCCTCTCTATCGGCGCCATCTCACGGGAGTGTTGGGTGCTCAAACGATCGGTATGTAGGCTCGACCTGCACGTTCTCCTGTTCGACAGGCTACTACGTCAGCGGCGGATCCTCGTCTAGAACCTGTCAGCAGACGGGTAACTCAGGTGTATGGTCAGGATCAGCGCCTTCCTGTGCACGTAAGGATTAGAGGAATTAACTATCAGGTCATTGTCCACTGTCTAGCAGACAACCGATGTAAACTTGCTCTCCTCCAAACTTACAACGTGTCACGTTTACTCTCCATGAACTCACGCTTTTCTACCGTAATTCTTCCAATTTCTTGCATCCAAAACAAATGACTTTAACTTTAAATATTACAAAGACCCTCCTTTTTTATccagaaagaaagtgaaatgtttggGTGCGCCTTAAACACGAATGCAAGTATACCCTTTGTcgttagttgttgtttttttccgcCCAATGCTCACAGTCGGGGTGATTCTTATGGATGAGAGCGCCGTATACATGAGTGTTTACAACATGTGCTTTGAGATAGTGAGTTCTGAGAGAGTAAGCATGGTATATCTGACTAAACAGGAAGCGACTTAGATGaattaggaaaaaaagatatcgAGCAGGAAATGAACATGATGCACGTATCCATCAGTTCTTAAAAGCCACAAGCCCCAATCAAAATAAGACCCCGGACTGATTTCACCATTCTTTGATATTGTAATTGAAGTAACAACGttcaaaaataagaaaatcacTCTACCACAATTACCTTTCTGACAATCAAGTAATCGGAATGGGCTTCAAGACTCTTATAGAATAAAATTCAGATAATGTATATTGTAAGAAATAACCTACCTATTGTGTATACAGAGAGTATAAGTCGAGGCCATACTGGTTTGAGTTTACTTCCTCTTACGTCACTGTGTCAAGTAGTTAGAATGCAATTCTGCATGGTACCAGATGACATGATGCCGAGAATGCCGTATCAACGTAGTTGACAATATTATTTATTGTCTATAGATAGAGACCATTTACTGTAAAGAAAGTGATGACGTAGCTTCACTCCTATCATTACACGTCACTCCAGGGGTGACCTGTTCGTCGCTCAGCGCCCCATCAAAAGGAAGTATAAGCTGTACAGACGGCAGCTACTATAATAGCAGATGTACGTTCTCCTGCAACCAGGGATACTCTCTCCAGGGTTCCAGTTCACAGTGGACCTGCTTGAGCTCTGGTTCTTGGTCCAACTCCGGATCGTCTCCGACGTGTGCTGGTAAGAAGGCTAGACTATGACAAGTTGCATTATCGTCCAATCCAAAATAAAAACACTGATGAAGACAAAGATCAACATCAAGCTGTGAGCGTCCGTGGGATGAGGACTTTCCAAATTATGTTTTCCGATCTCAGTCTAGATTCTCAATTTATGGGGGAATTGTCATATGCCAGTTTAAACTAGGTCTGAGGAAATAAGAGTGAAATGACAAGCACAGTACTGAAATTTGATCGAAATGggatataaaatgaataagataTGAAATTTCATTCTCTCATTTTTGCATAACAGTTCATGaagagttgatgatgtcatcaccttgcACTTTTCTGCCGTAAAAGTGTGATATATACTGTAATTCCATGTTTAACAACTCCAAAATTAATATGATCATTGAGATGTATCAGGATTTGAGATTGTGGCATTATTGGCTACGAACGGAAAActggaaatgtcaaaatcttaTTTACAAATTTTATGGCAAGTTGTTAGGGAAAGACGTCATGACTTCACTATTTGCATTTGATCATTACAACGCAAACAACCATCCAAGCAAAGACTTAAGAATGAAATTGCACAGTGATCCCGATGCATCTCCAAGGTCCCTAACTTTAGAAACTGTAGCCAGTACGGATTTTGTGATCGTTTATgtaatcatttattcatttatctattcatttataatTGTATTTTTCCATTAATCGTACATTTAACTGTTAACCTCTTCATCTATCCGCAATACAACGTGGATCGGCTGCTTAGTAGTATGCGCGCGCCAGGTACCACAGACCGTAAAAAAGAGAGGTTTGTAATTACTGTAAGTGGCCAAAGCTGCAGTTACTACAGCAGAAGCCTGGAAACATTCGGTTGTGAGTGCAGTAACTGCAATAGACTTAACTGCTTCTTGCAATAAATACAAACTTCGCAATGAAATAAACCACTCAATGGGATCGGGTAAGACTCCAGTAACACTCGGCACGAGTGACAAAGGGTTGACGTCATTGCTGGTTCGCGGAAAATTGTGCGTCTCCTCTACGTGGGCATATAAGGTTAAAAAATCGTACTTTGAAACTCATACTGTAATTTATGCGTTGACATCAGACAACTTGTCAGAGGCCGCCAGTGTTGACATGGAGAGATTAACTGATATACGTTTTATGACTTAATTTCCAAACATCTATGGGACATGATACTACATGATATCAAGTGTTCTTGTAAATAACTATATCGGTATAATCAAGACACCATAAAAAGTTAACTCAACTGTTTATTTACCTTTCCTTTTGATAACAGACACCACGGCACCTTCGTTCACACATTGTCCGACATCACAGAGCGTCTACGCCCCAGCACTTGCTACTAAAGCTACGGTCACGTGGTCAACTCCCACGGCAACGGACAACTCTGGAGAGACCATAACTCCAGTCAGAGTTCAAGGGTCGCCTTCCGGGAGCCAGTTCAGTGAAGGCGTCCATCACACCCAATACCGTGCAGTGGACAGTGCTGGAAATGAGAATACTTGTTCCTTCTCTATCACAGTTGAAGGTGAATGCCACTGTCTCGAAGCATAACATGCCGAGCACCGCCGATAATGATCAAGTTCAGTTTTGTTTGGTGGAAGTTAAcgtatgattaaaaaaacaaaagacaaagaaCATAAACATAGTCATTGACTGCTTGGAAGTCATGTTGACGGTCAGGTTATCACCCATTCTAATAATAGACAAGAGTGCCTTATAGAGTACCAAGTGTGACACCATGGCCATTCATTGCCATAGAAACTAGCTCTAAACAACCTCAGGCAACCTGAATAATCTGTGAACATAACGTTTGCTAACAATGCTAGTATCAGGCAAAATCCCAATGCCCGGATCCTTGAACAAGCGCTAAGCTGGAATAAAAGACGCATCAATTCAATACTTTCTATACCCAATTATTACAACCATTCTTTCCGCGGATAGAGAGAGCTTCGAACATCATTAAACCTGCAAGCTCACACTTTTCCCCCTGCTTAACAGCTACTAAGAAGAAGCAGATCTAACAGgaatagaaaaaagaagaatataattATCCCGATTTATTTCAGATTATTTTTTTGATGAAGCAGAACAAAATTGACTAATTTTAGactaatattttcttattttttataaTTCAGGTCAGATTTGACAGATTACTACTGGCATGCTGCTGTCATATTTATACACTGAATTTACAAAAATTTAGTTGATCTTTTCAAGGTATTTGCAAATTTGTTTTCCTCTTATCTTCAAAACTAAAATTAGGAAAAGTTAATATTTTGTCAACAAACACTTATAATATCGATTTGTCAGCGGTCGTCTCAGTGATATACTTTATTTTGGTCATAATCATATAGTGTACAATAGGTACTAAATCTGCTTGCAGGGTATAGTTAGGCTTACACACTAGGGGTGTATAAACTGTCCACTGCCTACAATTTAGATATTCTTGCCACACTTTGTtctacatttctttctcttaaCGAAATACTGGTGTTTTTATTCAGCCTACACAACCTATATATTGGTTTCTTTCCCCTTAGTTATTCAGTGTTCTGCGCAGTTTGTGTCCACGCCCCTACGTGTCAGCTGTCCCAATGGAAATATCCGTGGATCTGTCTGTTCGTTCAGCTGCGTTGTGGGGTACAGTCTTCAAGGTGAAGGGTCAACAGAGTGCCAACTTCAGGGGTCAAATGGAGTCTGGACTCACGGACAGCCATCATGCCAAAGTACGGTCAGAATTTGTTAACATCACAGAGGAATACGCGTAgaactagttttttttttttcaatatagcTAAAAGGATATGTCGAAGTTGTTTTGAATTCGGGTAGTGCATGGTGCGTGAATAAAACTGTAGCATTGTTCAGTTTATCGATCGACATTAACTGATTCTTTAATTCCCAATCTAGTGATGGGGCTCTATCACCCGAATTTACCACACATAATGTAATGACCACACCACTCTGGTCTGTGTTCATGACAGCTCCTTGTGCAAACATTTAAATTTTGGTTCCTGTCACGTTATGACGTCTGCTTTTCCtacttctttatttcttttttttttcgaagtaAGGATGATGACTTCTTGACAACAAAAGGCGGTAATGAACTAAATAGAGTCTATCTTCAGTAGATATGGAAATACGTATATAAAGCTTGGCGATAtacagtaataacaataatcgtATTTGTCACACTGACCCAAGAAGTAATGCATCATAAGACAAAAGGGGCTGAATAGATTGCATTGCTTCACCAAAGACCGCTATTTCCATTTTAGTTTGGTGCTTGAACACACATGCTTgctattattttgatatttggtgaACTAGAAAACCCGACTACATCTATTCTGTCAACTGCTCATAAAATGCTGTTCTCATAATTGACCTTTATCTCTGCTATCAGTTCTACAGTGCCCAAGTATTTCACTACAACATGGAACAGTAGTCGGTACTTGCTCCAGAAATTATGGCACGAAATGTCAGTTTTCTTGCAATACTGGCTATGAGATTAACAATGATGAACTGACATGTACCGCCCAGGCAGGAAGCACATCCGCGTACTGGGTCGGGGCAACCCCCGTTTGCTCGAGTAAGTACTGTTAACACCATGGGGgtgttttgcaaaaaaaaaaaaaaagaaaaagaaaaaagaaaaaagaagtgaagTCAACCTTTTAAGCTCATTCTAAACTTATGGTATGCTTTGAGAGTTTTCAATGATGTTCTCATTATGATAACTTTCGAATTCATGTGACAATTTTGGAGACTTTTGCACCTAGTCTTAAATGTACACAATAGAACAGTCGACAAACGATTTATTCTCAAAGCAATAATGGAAAATGAACAGGGAATCCATTGACGTACCATAATTAAAAGTTGAGTTTAATTCATATatcatctttgaccttttgcgCAGCTCTCCATCTCATTATTTACAGCGTTTTCTGTGTTTACTCTGCTATAGTTACAAAaggtacaaaatattttttttaatattatgtttattttttctcaACCCGTTTCATACGGGAACCATGGTGATCTATGTATTAAccctatggggatttcagaattcagtatgtaACTGGTTTTCATAACGGCTTATGTTGGAAGAAAATAAAGTCGTGCTGTAGTCTTTATCGAAGTGCTCGTGATGTTCCgggaaatatatcaaatttggGTTATGTGTAAAATTATAATggtaataaagaaataaagaatataaaagCCAAGGAAACATCAGCAGAATTGTGATGAAGGGGAAGTAGTAATTACACGTAATTTAAACgactttaatttcacaaattaaaaTGTTCAGTTACTTTAACTTTTCAATGAACATCCTCATGTCATTGATTAGCTTAAAAATAAAATCCTACACTGTTATATTGTCTGTTGAAAAGCtcaaatgtttttatttattgtaaagaaaaaataacagtgCTGCATGAAAAGAGAGTTTTACCAGGATCTAGTTATATGAtgttttgtggaaattaagaTAATAAAAGATTGGATTTTGCCATGATTTCATTCCAGGAATACTCTGTACTAAGCCACCACTGTCTACTGCACTTCAAATGGTGGCAACCAGCGCCTGTCCAGCTGGCAATGTTGTACCGTCTGGAAATCAGTGTCAGTTTAGCTGTGCCCAGGGTTACTACCTCCAAGGAAACACTGCTCTCACATGTAATCATGATCGCACTTGGAGTGGGAATCCGCCATCTTGCCATTGTAAGATACTTTTCTTGTTGAATTTCTCCTTCTTAAATAGTGGAAATGATCactacatttttgttgttgttggtgttatTAGTGCTGGGTGAATTGATACTAGCCATGTTGAAGTCTTTTCAGCACAAAGGATGATACTGACACAGCACCAATGCTAACTCGTAGAATTCATTACTTGTCTACTTTTTTTTACTCGTCTACTTTTGACTTTCCTTTGTGAATCTTTTTGTAAAATTAATCTCAAGACATTTAAAAAGTAAATACTCTTTCCTTTAAATTTCAGTGAAATTGAACTTAAACTTGAACACAATTTATTATGTCTGCTGATTATATAAAGTGTCATTCAATGATATAAGAGCTTTACTATATATTAAAATCATGACTTGTCTTGTCATCAGGATTGCATGGACCATGTGTGCAACAGATTCATCCTGTACGGCATTTATAAATAAAGATGCGGAATAAGAGAATTGCAATAGGTTTTTATATTTAAGTAGTACCAGAAAACTTTAATTATCATCttatgttggtttttttttttgctcatgttTTAATTGCATGCAGCGCAAATGAAAACACGTTAATTAGCAAATAAATTCTAACTCCAGTAACGTGTGTATTATCATCGCAAGCATTATATTTCGTTCTTCAGCAATAGCAGATGACGTATAGTACAATGCAAACACTCATGTTCCTTGCTTCTCATTTTCCTGTCAGTGATAACCTGTTCTTCTGACGACCTCCCGGCCCCCGATCATGGAAGAAAGGTGGGCTGCTCAAACGACAGAGAAGATTACGGAACATCATGCACCCTAGCTTGTGAAGATGGGTATGAACCTAAGACACCGGT
Coding sequences within:
- the LOC140243616 gene encoding E-selectin-like produces the protein MAQDHERVEGDHGDYFVKGVRSTSRSCLLRVGPTSSSSSSAAPSTASCNLSRVSGANPGSTFNEGSHTVQYRATDSAGNYATCTIRFVVVGYYVSGGSSSRTCQQTGNSGVWSGSAPSCARVTCSSLSAPSKGSISCTDGSYYNSRCTFSCNQGYSLQGSSSQWTCLSSGSWSNSGSSPTCADTTAPSFTHCPTSQSVYAPALATKATVTWSTPTATDNSGETITPVRVQGSPSGSQFSEGVHHTQYRAVDSAGNENTCSFSITVEAALWGTVFKVKGQQSANFRGQMESGLTDSHHAKAGSTSAYWVGATPVCSRILCTKPPLSTALQMVATSACPAGNVVPSGNQCQFSCAQGYYLQGNTALTLITCSSDDLPAPDHGRKVGCSNDREDYGTSCTLACEDGYEPKTPVSKTCSDDGDGDDEGIWTGSDIVCTIVTCPAMTPPTNGAISQCSFMGVVQPTTSPSQNYSAVCTIACNTGFTMTAGSGQRTCLSTGAWETPATTCSGSVDQSP